The following proteins come from a genomic window of Candidozyma auris chromosome 4, complete sequence:
- the RFX2 gene encoding Rfx2p has translation MIHHQQSSVSSAYEAQPTQSKSNVDVLQSLLTEVLNVDAFNLNSFLLSFLRKIDHSLPLDDFYNILYNPMRFDDLRSLPSIDKVDKTFPSDSFTSTISIIQRVLEAFRSPESYSTHVSSGRESDMKSSNVNFHELLRSLLAIKILDHSLIEVDSSDTKVEYPPIPRLDIYKVYYILCQKLILKYPTSSNSTSLQQKLIFGQSKLGKLIKLVYPNLVSKRLGRRGESRYNYLGVRWNQDVVDKEITKLCESELFEIAEMFKVSKKTSGSAQSRSSRHQRTLEARSTKKRYSTDSLRPENLEVKAQGTFVEPHHFFPKGAFTSKAYLDEKLNENIEKNWFAATLKLSSDALLSLGVSSAEINGLIFDEGSSSDTDDHLLRGVIDTLIPKLLGSPDQPRIYLHLYMVISLNVFPHLLSLRKPLHTDSIKRLFSRVTYLIQNMETEMVSVAGEKMRQQDIRNFLGILSRMIHLNKLLAAFFKADLQAYILMEMQEDIVRILNEGSKDGPNETHRLISEACISVTLACRYKPQFRGVPVRENIREFLSESCHIMEKMVSEDLAQFVSNIMESGVPSTREDSHDALKFRFLLATLKLVDEGILNENMKSRFPAQVIRGFYSRVTIQILQFTYRAHASMLGGRTLSPANPTFRLWYVLESFIQEYLDVLAELNSLHLKTIE, from the coding sequence ATGAtacatcaccaacaatCTTCAGTGCTGTCAGCTTATGAGGCACAACCGACACAGCTGAAGTCTAACGTGGATGTTCTACAATCACTTTTGACAGAAGTACTAAATGTGGACGCTTTCAACCTCAattcatttcttctttcatttcttcGAAAAATCGACCATTCACTTCCCTTGGATGACTTTTATAATATTCTTTATAATCCAATGAGATTTGACGATTTGAGATCACTTCCTTCAATCGACAAGGTCGACAAGACATTTCCTTCCGACAGTTTCACAAGTACGATAAGCATAATTCAACGtgttcttgaagctttCCGGTCACCCGAATCTTATTCAACGCATGTCTCCTCCGGTCGAGAATCTGACATGAAATCCTCTAATGTGAACTTTCATGAACTCCTACGGTCGTTGTTGGCTATCAAGATTTTGGATCACTCATTGATAGAAGTGGATTCTAGTGATACCAAAGTAGAGTACCCTCCAATCCCAAGACTTGATATATACAAGGTTTACTATATTCTTTGCCAGAAGCTCATTCTCAAATATCCCACCTCATCAAACTCGACAAGTTTACAGCAAAAACTTATATTTGGGCAATCTAAATTGGGCAAACTAATAAAACTTGTGTATCCTAATTTGGTATCAAAGCGTCTCGGTCGTCGAGGCGAGTCAAGGTACAATTACCTCGGTGTCCGCTGGAATCAGGATGTTGTCGACAAAGAGATCACTAAGTTATGTGAAAGCGAACTATTCGAAATAGCAGAGATGTTCAAagtgctgaagaaaacCTCGGGCCTGGCACAAAGTAGGTCTTCAAGACATCAGCGTACACTTGAAGCTCGCTCTACTAAAAAGCGATACTCCACTGATTCTCTTCGACCCGAGAATCTTGAAGTTAAGGCCCAGGGAACATTTGTCGAGCCGCATcatttctttccaaaaggGGCCTTCACTCTGAAAGCATACCTTGATGAGAAGTTAAATGAGAATATTGAGAAAAACTGGTTCGCTGCCACATTAAAATTATCCTCTGACGCGCTTTTGTCTCTCGGCGTTCTGTCGGCAGAAATCAATGGTCTTATATTTGATGAAGGGAGTTCATCTGATACCGACGATCACCTCCTTCGAGGAGTCATTGATACATTAATACCAAAACTTTTGGGATCACCGGATCAGCCGCGAATCTATCTCCATTTGTACATGGTGATATCGCTCAACGTTTTTCCTCACTTGCTACTGCTCCGAAAGCCATTGCACACAGACAGTATCAAAAGGTTGTTTTCGAGGGTCACATATTTGATTCAAAATATGGAGACAGAAATGGTGTCCGTAGCGGGCGAAAAGATGAGACAACAAGACATACGAAACTTTCTTGGTATTCTTTCCCGCATGATACATCTTAATAAACTCCTTGCGGCCTTCTTTAAGGCAGATTTGCAAGCTTACATTTTGATGGAGATGCAAGAGGACATTGTAAGAATATTGAACGAAGGACTGAAAGACGGACCCAACGAAACACACAGACTAATTTCAGAGGCATGTATCAGTGTCACTCTTGCATGTCGCTACAAACCACAGTTTAGAGGCGTCCCTGTAAGAGAAAATATAAGAGAATTTCTTTCGGAATCCTGCCATATAATGGAAAAGATGGTAAGTGAAGATTTAGCTCAATTTGTTTCCAACATCATGGAATCTGGAGTTCCGCTGACCAGAGAGGACTCTCATGATGCATTGAAATTTCGCTTCTTGTTGGCCACACTCAAGCTTGTGGATGAGGGCATCCTCAATGAAAATATGAAGTCAAGATTTCCTGCTCAAGTGATAAGAGGATTTTATTCCAGAGTTACGATacaaattcttcaattcaCTTATCGAGCACATGCGTCTATGCTAGGAGGCAGAACCTTGAGTCCCGCCAATCCGACTTTCCGTTTGTGGTACGTATTAGAGAGTTTTATCCAAGAGTATCTTGACGTTTTGGCAGAGTTGAATAGTCTTCACCTAAAAACCATAGAATAG
- the APM1 gene encoding Apm1p yields the protein MASQIHFLDAKGKSLLSRDYKGDIPANTIENFPLLLLELQSDDETLYKPYINSKGINYVFINHNNLYICGLTRKNENVMAIVVFLSRVVEVLQQYFKSLEEESIRDNFVITYELLDEMMDFGVPQTTDTKILKEYITQDYYKLIKKTPSRIVQPPNAVTNAISWRKDGIFYKKNEAFLDVVESINMLINASGQVLNSEILGEIRMKSKLSGMPDLRLGLNDKGIFSSSMHDDTATESASNNKKIEMEDIKFHQCVRLSKFENERIITFIPPDGEFTVMSYRLSSAQFLVKPLILVNCKFVVHKHSRIEILCSVKAQIKKKSTANNVEIIIPIPEDADTPKSTPEYGSIKWIPEKSCLVWKLKTFPGGKQFHMKAELGLPAVGDPESIVAKKPIKVNFSIPYFTTSGIQVRYLRINEPKLQYQSYPWVRYITQSGEDYTIRTK from the coding sequence ATGGCCTCCCAAATCCATTTCCTTGACGCCAAGGGCAAATCTTTGCTATCAAGGGATTACAAAGGTGATATTCCCGCTAATACGATAGAAAATTTTCCTCTCTTGCTATTGGAGCTCCAAAGTGACGATGAAACACTTTACAAACCCTACATCAATAGCAAGGGGATCAACTATGTTTTCATTAACCATAACAACCTATATATCTGTGGTCTCACTCGGAAAAATGAGAATGTGATGGCTATTGTGGTGTTTCTTTCGAGGGTTGTGGAGGTGCTTCAACAATATTTCAAAAGTTTGGAGGAGGAATCCATTCGAGATAACTTCGTCATAACCTACGAGCTTTTGGATGAAATGATGGATTTTGGGGTCCCTCAAACCACTGACACAAAGATCCTAAAGGAGTATATTACCCAAGATTATTAtaagttgatcaagaagactCCCTCCAGAATTGTCCAACCGCCTAATGCGGTTACCAATGCCATTAGTTGGAGAAAGGATGGCATATtttacaagaagaatgaagCATTTTTGGACGTTGTGGAATCAATAAACATGTTGATTAATGCGAGCGGGCAAGTGTTGAACAGTGAAATTCTAGGTGAAATCAGAATGAAGTCTAAATTGAGTGGTATGCCTGACCTTCGTCTCGGTCTCAATGACAAGGGTATCTTTTCCTCCAGCATGCATGATGACACTGCGACAGAGTCAGCTTCAAATAACAAGAAAATTGAAATGGAAGATATCAAGTTCCATCAGTGCGTGCGGTTGTCGAAGtttgaaaatgaaagaatCATCACATTTATCCCACCTGATGGTGAGTTCACAGTGATGTCGTACCGATTACTGTCTGCTCAGTTCTTGGTAAAACCATTGATTTTGGTAAACTGTAAGTTTGTTGTGCACAAGCATAGTCGCATAGAGATCCTTTGCTCAGTGAAGGCACAgataaaaaagaaatccaCTGCAAATAATGTCGAGATTATCATACCGATTCCTGAGGACGCTGATACCCCCAAGTCCACTCCGGAATACGGAAGCATCAAGTGGATACCCGAGAAATCTTGTTTGGTGTGGAAGTTGAAAACGTTCCCCGGAGGTAAACAGTTTCACATGAAGGCAGAGCTTGGACTTCCCGCAGTTGGTGATCCGGAAAGCATTGTTGCGAAGAAACCCATAAAAGTTAACTTTTCCATTCCGTACTTCACAACATCTGGTATTCAAGTGCGTTACTTGCGCATTAATGAGCCTAAACTTCAGTATCAGTCATACCCCTGGGTGAGATATATTACACAATCCGGAGAAGACTACACCATTAGAACTAAATAG
- the PGA4 gene encoding 1,3-beta-glucanosyltransferase produces MLWSFFLLPLLVLAADIEPIVVKGNAFFKKDSDERFYMKGVAYQPGGTSNLYDPLSDPDVCKRDIKYFKELGINTIRVYSIDNTGDHEECMKALADAGIYLLLDTNIPKASIARDDGANCSYNTMYLEEVFATVKLMSQYDNTLGFFAANEVINDDESTAAARQVKAVVRDIKTFQRANGLREIPVGYSAADVAENRLQSAQYFNCGDDEMARVDMFGYNDYSWCGDSSFTISGYDQKVKEYSNYSVPLFLSEFGCNKVTPRKFTEIGTIFSDKMSPVFSGGLVYEYSQEKNNYGLVKIGSDNSSVTELEDFDYLKAEFSSVSMPSGDGGYHTDLPHAECPPVDSKWEASDDIPDTPKGALKYFHGAEPTGHGFDANTQWACVDGNNDVDDSSDYSGASGSYTPSSRASSSSTKGSSSSQSSSTSSKRNDANQMSTLSGFASLGAFIFAIIV; encoded by the coding sequence ATGCTTTGGtccttttttcttcttccgctTCTCGTCCTTGCAGCTGACATCGAGCCTATCGTGGTGAAGGGTAACgcctttttcaagaaggatTCTGATGAAAGATTCTACATGAAAGGTGTTGCTTATCAGCCAGGTGGAACTTCCAACCTTTATGACCCGCTTTCTGACCCTGATGTCTGTAAGAGAGACatcaagtacttcaaggAGCTTGGAATCAACACTATCAGAGTGTATTCGATCGATAACACTGGGGATCACGAGGAATGTATGAAGGCGCTTGCCGACGCTGGGATTTATTTGCTCTTGGACACCAACATCCCTAAAGCGTCTATTGCTAGAGACGATGGTGCTAACTGCTCCTACAACACCATGTACTTGGAAGAGGTTTTTGCTACTGTCAAGTTGATGTCACAGTACGACAACACTTTGGGCTTTTTCGCTGCTAATGAGGTTATCAACGATGATGAATCCACTGCTGCAGCACGCCAAGTGAAGGCAGTTGTTCGTGATATCAAAACGTTCCAGAGAGCCAACGGCCTTCGTGAGATCCCAGTTGGCTACTCTGCGGCTGACGTGGCTGAAAACAGACTTCAGTCTGCGCAATACTTCAACTGTGGTGATGACGAAATGGCTCGTGTTGATATGTTTGGGTACAACGACTACTCTTGGTGTGGTGACTCTTCGTTTACTATTTCGGGCTACGACCAAAAGGTCAAGGAATACAGTAACTACTCCGTGCCTTTGTTTCTTTCAGAGTTTGGTTGCAACAAGGTAACGCCTCGGAAGTTTACCGAGATAGGGACAATATTTTCCGACAAGATGTCGCCTGTGTTCTCGGGTGGTCTTGTTTACGAATACTCACAGGAGAAAAACAACTACGGTTTGGTGAAAATCGGCAGTGACAATCTGTCTGTAACAGAGTTGGAAGACTTCGACTACCTTAAAGCCGAATTCTCATCTGTGTCAATGCCATCCGGTGATGGTGGATACCACACAGATTTGCCACATGCTGAGTGTCCTCCTGTCGACAGTAAATGGGAAGCTAGCGATGATATTCCTGACACCCCAAAAGGTGCCTTGAAGTATTTCCACGGTGCCGAGCCAACCGGTCACGGTTTCGATGCTAACACCCAATGGGCTTGTGTCGACGGGAACAACGACGTAGATGACTCCAGCGATTATAGCGGCGCCTCTGGATCTTATACTCCAAGCTCTCGCGCCTCCTCGTCATCTACCAAGGGGTCTAGTTCTTCCCAGTCAAGCTCCACTTCCAGCAAACGTAACGACGCGAATCAGATGAGCACACTTTCAGGATTTGCCTCTTTGGGTGCTTTCATTTTCGCTATTATTGTGTAA